A part of Candidatus Methylomirabilota bacterium genomic DNA contains:
- a CDS encoding HAMP domain-containing sensor histidine kinase, protein MRLASKMFTASTLVILALVGVAAWSLLAVDHLVRAHRDITGQSLPALQLEVSLQEAVPRLLRLEARYLVLRDRAYGDLLKERAERAAADLERLDVLLRSTAEQKSYREAVVALATYQQHVNRERALLGRGETARALRLSEGPARSAAERLDRALTELTEATSAEVSRAQAVVRALERRTWTTVLVTLSVSLVAAIGATGVVAFRLTRSIRQLSAATRQVADGSFQELPVERGDEIGELTSAFNRMAEQLREVETLKEQFFSQISHEIRNPLTAIRAATQLLMKRGQQTLDAKERQWLASIDDSVDRLLSLVTRVLDLNRLRAGVFPLERHPVALDKVVARALDVLSAQAEQQGLLLEETSTGVNFVIMADEEGLTQVVLNLVGNAIKFTPPGGSVQIAMTDAPTHLALAVRDSGPGIPAADLPKIFEPYQQAHRGRNGSGLGLAIVKELVEAHEGSIVVDSDEGKGTCFTVRLPKAASPS, encoded by the coding sequence ATGCGGTTGGCGTCCAAAATGTTCACCGCGTCGACGCTGGTTATCCTGGCGCTGGTCGGCGTCGCGGCCTGGAGTCTCCTCGCCGTGGATCACCTGGTCCGGGCGCATCGTGACATCACCGGCCAGTCTCTCCCGGCCCTTCAGCTCGAAGTGTCCCTTCAGGAGGCCGTCCCTCGGCTGCTTCGCCTCGAAGCTCGCTATCTGGTGTTGCGCGATCGGGCCTACGGGGATCTCCTGAAAGAGCGCGCGGAGCGCGCCGCGGCGGACCTCGAGCGATTGGACGTCCTTCTCAGGTCGACCGCGGAACAGAAGAGCTACCGTGAGGCGGTCGTGGCCCTCGCCACCTACCAGCAGCACGTGAACAGAGAGCGCGCTCTGCTCGGCCGGGGCGAGACGGCGCGGGCTCTGCGCCTATCAGAAGGGCCGGCGCGATCAGCCGCCGAGCGATTGGATCGCGCGTTGACGGAGCTCACCGAGGCAACCTCGGCCGAAGTCTCCCGGGCGCAGGCCGTGGTCCGAGCGCTGGAGCGCCGCACCTGGACCACCGTGCTCGTCACCTTGAGTGTCAGCCTCGTCGCGGCGATCGGCGCGACGGGCGTGGTCGCCTTCCGCCTGACGCGATCGATTCGTCAGCTGTCCGCGGCGACGAGGCAAGTGGCGGACGGCAGCTTCCAAGAGCTACCGGTCGAGAGGGGAGACGAGATCGGGGAGCTCACGTCCGCCTTCAATCGCATGGCCGAGCAGCTGCGAGAAGTCGAAACGCTCAAAGAGCAGTTCTTCTCGCAGATCTCACACGAGATCCGGAACCCGCTCACGGCGATCCGGGCCGCCACCCAGCTTCTCATGAAGCGAGGGCAGCAAACCCTCGACGCCAAGGAGCGCCAGTGGCTCGCGTCGATCGATGACAGCGTCGATCGTCTCCTCAGCCTGGTCACTCGGGTCCTGGACCTCAATCGGCTCCGGGCGGGCGTGTTCCCCCTGGAGCGGCACCCCGTCGCGCTGGACAAGGTCGTGGCTCGGGCGCTCGACGTGCTCAGTGCCCAGGCGGAGCAGCAGGGCCTGCTCCTGGAGGAGACCTCGACGGGTGTCAACTTCGTGATCATGGCCGACGAGGAAGGGCTGACCCAGGTGGTTCTCAACCTGGTCGGCAACGCGATCAAGTTCACCCCGCCCGGAGGTTCCGTCCAGATCGCGATGACCGACGCCCCGACGCATCTCGCGCTGGCCGTGCGGGACAGCGGACCCGGGATCCCGGCCGCGGACCTTCCCAAGATCTTCGAGCCGTATCAGCAGGCGCACCGCGGCCGAAACGGCTCCGGGCTCGGTCTGGCCATCGTCAAGGAGCTGGTCGAAGCCCACGAGGGCTCGATCGTGGTCGACAGCGATGAGGGGAAAGGAACCTGCTTCACCGTCCGCCTTCCGAAAGCTGCGTCTCCCTCATGA